A stretch of DNA from Anaerobacillus isosaccharinicus:
ATTTAGGTGAATATAATGTTACATTTTCTATGCAATTTCCATAGTTTGGGCGGATGGGCAAGTTACGAAAACTAACTTCAGGTAATAGATTACTTGTATAAGCCGAAAGAGGTGAGAAAATGGGTAGACGAATAAAACATACTACAAGTGACGTAGAGTCGTTAGCAAGGCTCATGTTGGCGGAGGCGATCGGTGAGGGAGCCGAAGGAATGGATTTAGTAGGAACGGTAGTGGCCAATCGGGTCGAGGCAGACTGTGAGCCGGACTTCAGAAATTTGCGTACGATCAACCATGCCATCTATCAAACGATACCGGGAACTGGAATTCCTCACTTTGAGCCTGTTTTAAATGGTTCATTGTATACACAGCGGCCCAATGAAGAAGACCTCCAAAGGGCGAGGAACTTGTTGAATGGTCATAGGAATCCTCGTGCGAGAATGAGTTTGTGGTTTTATAATCCGAGTCCAGGGCAAGCATACCGCGATCCTTGTACCGTCACAATGCCAAGATCTCCCTTGACGCAGTTTGACTTTGCGTACAAAAATCATTGCTTCTATGTCGCTGTTCCGGGCTACTGCCCAGAGTTTTATAGATGAAATAATAAGGAGACGATTTTCTCATGAATTATGGAAACTCTAGTTGTCAGATGAATTATTCTGCTGGTTATTATCCAGCTCCCATGATGGGAAGTACAACCGCACCACAACCAATCGGATTCCCGATGGATATGCATTCTGGTCCCTCCTATTCTGTGCCAGTGGTTCCGATAGGGACTGGGCAACAGCTACCGACAGGCAGAGTGGAAGAATCGTTTATCGAAAATATCCTGCGCTTCAACAAAGGTAAAATTGGTACATTCTACTTTACTTACCAAGGGAATAATAAATGGAATGCAATGGTTTACCACGGGCGTGTTGAAACGGCTGGACGTGATCATATCATCATCAGCGACCCTGCCAGCGGTAAACGGTACCTGCTGATGATGGCAAATCTCGACTGGGTAGAATTTGAAGAACGAATTAACTATCCCCACATGGAAATTAGTCCGGCTATCCAGGCTTCGTTGGATATATCGGAGTGATGTTGTAGAAATTTAAAAACTCGCTGACTTTAATAATTCTCCCAATAAATTAAATAAAAATAACCGAAATCTATTCATCTAACTTCATTAACCAAGCAAGTTAGAGTGTGGGTCCATCGAAAATAAGGCTTTGGCAACAGTCAATCTGTTTCCAAAGCTTTTTTCTTTTTCCCTACCAACAACCCCCTCCCACCCTATGATAGAAGGCTAGCTCTGTTCTGGGAATGTTAATTAAAATAGGTTACTCGTTGTGAGTGACCTATTTGTTTTTAGTAAGGTTTATTTCATAATCGCATTAAAGCCAGTTAGTTAATGGCATCTGCGCATCAATGAAACAATTTTGTGAAACGATATTTTTCGAGGAGTGCCAGGTACCTGATTAGTAGTAATAAAACCAATATAACAGACCATATAATTATTAAAATGACTTTTTAAAAATTGGGGGCTACTCAATATGGTTCGTATACAATTAAATAAAATTATCGTTGACCAAATTGAAAATTCATCTGGTCTTCTAACAGGTAAAAACTTTCCCATTAAATGGAGATCTGAAAAAAAGTTAACAGAAGGTATAGGTTCTATCGTTGGAGACCAAAATCAAATAATAGAAAATGAAAGTTTTATAATTTCAAGTCAAAAGGTTAAAAAAACGGAAAATCAATAGTATGAGTTGGTTTAAACGAGTTTTTTTGAAAAAAGAAAAAGAAGATAAGCAAGCTGAAGAATTACTAAAAAAGTTGGATAATTTAGAGCAGTTGTTATTGAAATTAAATGGAAAAGAATTCGTCTATAGTATTACTATTGAAAAACTTGACATTCAAAATCCTGCGTTAGAAAATCTAACCTTTCGTTTAGATAATATTGATATTGATGAGCTTAGCGGGGCATTAAATCTAGGAAATAATATAGGTGTTCGTGTTAATCAAGAAAAAAGTAAAGTTAAAAATACAAATACCACTGAAACTAAAAAGCACGAAAAAAAAGCTTCTGTAAAAACAAATGAAAAAGGATTTACAGTTTCACTAAATAAGAATGGAGGGTAAATTAATGTCATCTCTTAATCCGAACTTCTTAATAGGGAATTTACGTATTGGATCTGTAGAAGGAGCTTCCTGTATTAATTTAGGTAACAACTTTCCCATTGATTTTCAAAGTTTTAAAAAACAAAATCAAGGCTTTGGTAATATGACAGGTGATAACAACCAATCAAGTGATATGAAATCATTTTTGGCTGATATTGAGAATCAAGAAGAATTTTTAGAAATAATAAAAAATTTAAACGACGAGGACTTACCAAAATGGTTTAAAGACCTAATTGCTTCGGAATATTGTAAAGATATTGAAGTGGTTTAATCCAATGGTATATACTCTCCAAAGGTTTTATTTAAAGTGCACATAGACAATAAAATACTGTTTGTGGATCGAAACATTAAAAGTCCTTTTTTACAATTGATGTTATATTTCGTGCAGCTAGGTTTTTTGAACCTTTTATACTAAATCCAGTAGTTGTATTTACTGTTGACTTCCAATTGTATTGTTTGTTTTCCCCAACAAAAATACCTGAATTGGTATCAATAATATTTACATTTATGCTTTGTAGGATTACATTCGTATTTTTATCCACAGAATTCTCACCTCAAGGTAAACTATGCCCAAAAATAAAAAAAGTTACCTATTCACATTTTGAATAACTCCGAATAACATAATTATTGTGAGGAGTGATCACCTTGGCTATAAACTTTGTTTTGGGAGCTGTAAATGTTAACGTAAATAATACAAATGCTGGTGTGTTTATTGGACAGAATAGTCAAACAAACTGGGATTCACATCAAAAAAGGATGCCTGGAGTAGGTGTAGTAAACGGTGTTTCTAACATGGCGATGGGAAATTTAGTATCGCTAATTGATAATGATCTTGCCGATATGCCGATTAGTGAAATGGAAAATGTACCGAGTCCTAATACGCAAACATTGTAATAAAATATTTACGTTCTGATTAAACTAATAAAATTATCCATTTTTTCGTTTTGTAAGGTACTTTAACTAAATTCAAGATACTGGAAAACATGTACTTTAAAGAGAGTACATGTTTTTTTGATCTTGATTTCCTTGAAACGAACCAATCAAGTCTAATGGTTATATACTAAAACCTTTTTTAACCTAGAATTCCTACTGTTTTTATCTATATATATCCAATTTACTTTGGAAAATTATTCTTTACATGTATAACATATAATTTTAAAATATGAATTGGTAGTAAATTTTACCAAAAATATTTGAAAGGGGGAAATAGCGATGAAAATAATCGTTAATGTTTGGAATCAAGTAATTAGAAATGGTGAGGTTAGACATATAAAAACGTAGTGTAGGAGGAACTTATGAAAACTTGCGAGCAAGTGAAAATTGTAGAATACCATGAAGGTCTAGCAAAAGGGATCGCCAAAATGTGGAATGAAAGCCGAGAAAATTGGGGCGGAGATTCCATTGTTACGACAGAAGAAGAGGTAAAAGAGAAAGAAGCCAATTCTACCAATCTTTATTTATTTTTAGCATTAGTTGGCGAAGAGGTAGTTGGTTACTGTGGTCTTTCAGAATATCGTGAAGATACAGAGGCACTTTATATACCTTTATTAAACGTCCACCCAGCCTACCAAGGCTTGAAAATTGGGAAGCAACTTGTATTAAAAGCAGTAGAAAAAACAGTTGAATTAAATTGGCCAAGATTAGATTTATTTACGTGGGCTGGTAATACGAAGGCTGTGCCTTTATACAAAAAATGTGGATTCTTTTGGGAAGATAGAGAAAATACAACGCATTTAATGAATTTTATCCCGATGGTTCTACAAATAGATTGGTTAAAGCCTTTCTTTGAAAAACATGATTGGTATACGACGAGTCAACGTGTAATCGAGGTTAAGCCTGACGGGATTAAAGAAAACGATCATACTTATTATGAGTATATATGGGAAGCAGGAGAAGAATTTGTCCGTATTCAAATTGAACGAACAGGAAGGGCAATTCGACTTATTGAAACTCATGAAATTTTAGTAGAAATGAAGCTCCCTTCTTTTAAACTTTTAGAAAAAGAAAAACATATTGTATCATATCGTATTATCAATAAATCACAGTTACCGCTTGATGTTTCAATCTCAGGGATGTCATCAGAACTTGTTGAACATAATTTCAATGAAATGTTTGTTGTTAATGAAGAGTGGAGTGGGGAATTTCCTGTCAAACTTACAATGCCTAGTAGTGAACCAAGTCCTTGGAAAACGCATCCTGTTGTTTGGGCACATCTCGTGATTAATGGCAATCAAATCCCATTAAAAATGGGGGTATTTCCTAAAAAGGCAGGAAGGCTTCACTTACGTACTGTAAAAACAAATTGGCGTGCTAAAGAAACAGGTCTGTTATATCTCGATTTAGAAAGCCAATTAGAGGAAGATTCTACGTGGACAATTGAGCTTCCCGACAATCTGGTTGTTCAATGGGAGCAGTCGGTAGTAAAAACAGAAATCAAGGGAAACACACGTCTTTCAATCCCATTGCCAATCAAGCTATTAAAAAACCATTTCCTAACTGAAGATTTAGAAGTAGAGGTCAAACGGGAGACGGGAGAATCTTTTACATTCAATAGTCGATTAGCGTTAGCATTCCCGGGCTATGGTGCAAAATTCGGTGGAGAAACTGAGGAATATTGGTATGGCTATAATGGTCCTTATTATGTCAGAATTGAAAGAAGAAACCATAATGTAACTATTGGCTCTATCCGGTCTGACCAAGATCCAGTGCCATTTTTCACTCCGAAGCTAGGAAAACCGTTTAGCGAAGATTTTTCAAAGAAGGAAGCTAGTTTTGTTGAATATATTGAAGCTACCCAAGCGTTTATTTTAAAAACTTCATTACAATCTGATACATTTACACCATTGATATTAAATACGTCATTTAAAATTTATGGTGATGGATTGGTAGAAATTTATCACGACTTAGCAAACGAAGGAAACGAAAGTAAAAAAGATATCTTCCTTCGCCAGCCTTTATATATTCAATTATACGGCTTAAGTATTCCACAAAAAGACGGAGTCATGACGAGCAAAGAAGCATCCTTACCGTTTATAGACTATATTCGAGATAAAGACATTTCGGAAAGGTGGCTTTTTACGTCTCTAAAAGGTGATACGAAGGCATTAAGCTGGCCTGAAAAAGCAGTAGGAAAAAAAGATGATTGGCGTTTTGGAATTGAATATTTGGTAAACGAAATTGAAGCAAAGGGAAAAGTTCATTTTGGCCCAATTCAAGTAGGTCTGAATACGGCTTCTACATGGCCTGAGTGGCGAAAGTTTGTCCTTGGGGAAGAAGCAAAAACTATAAATGAAACCCGAACCTATACGTTGGACGCTCATAATCATAATATCGTAACAACTGTTGGGGAAGAAATTGACTACTCTTTTCAATCGATGCTTACTCCCTACCTAAATGGAAAGCTATCTCTAAATCATGAGGGTGAAACTTTAGTAACAGAGGTTTGTAAAGAGGATGCAATAACAAAAATGAATATAACCGTTACGCATCATTCAGCTGGCATAAAAAACATTTCAGGAAACTACTCTTCAGTTGGGCAGCATGGGGAAGTTCGAACAGTTCAAATTATTAAAGGATTAGGTGAAGTTTCAATTAAAAATGATGGTGATAACTGGATCTTAGATAA
This window harbors:
- a CDS encoding cell wall hydrolase; the encoded protein is MLAEAIGEGAEGMDLVGTVVANRVEADCEPDFRNLRTINHAIYQTIPGTGIPHFEPVLNGSLYTQRPNEEDLQRARNLLNGHRNPRARMSLWFYNPSPGQAYRDPCTVTMPRSPLTQFDFAYKNHCFYVAVPGYCPEFYR
- the gerQ gene encoding spore coat protein GerQ, which translates into the protein MNYGNSSCQMNYSAGYYPAPMMGSTTAPQPIGFPMDMHSGPSYSVPVVPIGTGQQLPTGRVEESFIENILRFNKGKIGTFYFTYQGNNKWNAMVYHGRVETAGRDHIIISDPASGKRYLLMMANLDWVEFEERINYPHMEISPAIQASLDISE
- a CDS encoding GNAT family N-acetyltransferase, producing the protein MKTCEQVKIVEYHEGLAKGIAKMWNESRENWGGDSIVTTEEEVKEKEANSTNLYLFLALVGEEVVGYCGLSEYREDTEALYIPLLNVHPAYQGLKIGKQLVLKAVEKTVELNWPRLDLFTWAGNTKAVPLYKKCGFFWEDRENTTHLMNFIPMVLQIDWLKPFFEKHDWYTTSQRVIEVKPDGIKENDHTYYEYIWEAGEEFVRIQIERTGRAIRLIETHEILVEMKLPSFKLLEKEKHIVSYRIINKSQLPLDVSISGMSSELVEHNFNEMFVVNEEWSGEFPVKLTMPSSEPSPWKTHPVVWAHLVINGNQIPLKMGVFPKKAGRLHLRTVKTNWRAKETGLLYLDLESQLEEDSTWTIELPDNLVVQWEQSVVKTEIKGNTRLSIPLPIKLLKNHFLTEDLEVEVKRETGESFTFNSRLALAFPGYGAKFGGETEEYWYGYNGPYYVRIERRNHNVTIGSIRSDQDPVPFFTPKLGKPFSEDFSKKEASFVEYIEATQAFILKTSLQSDTFTPLILNTSFKIYGDGLVEIYHDLANEGNESKKDIFLRQPLYIQLYGLSIPQKDGVMTSKEASLPFIDYIRDKDISERWLFTSLKGDTKALSWPEKAVGKKDDWRFGIEYLVNEIEAKGKVHFGPIQVGLNTASTWPEWRKFVLGEEAKTINETRTYTLDAHNHNIVTTVGEEIDYSFQSMLTPYLNGKLSLNHEGETLVTEVCKEDAITKMNITVTHHSAGIKNISGNYSSVGQHGEVRTVQIIKGLGEVSIKNDGDNWILDNDVLTFKASSLYYPNIYSLTHKGKEIFDHQYPKAGPKAWWNPWGGGLHYKFSNVSHRTMFKEAVSIEPVHKLDQFGNRWSGLCLSTKITDHESMNGVVLRQFALTLPEVPVLVSYGEIHQGSGRTFAKEEIELNAFFKPAENLASCYAKIPTDGMFQTYYAGVEEVLQDTSFVTIGSDERSEKISVIHPSIRKMSEVYMNQEVLVVASAQYWSALSGEITVLKPTIIVIGDEPIHSSFAHQFQNISFK